In Romboutsia lituseburensis, a genomic segment contains:
- a CDS encoding peptidylprolyl isomerase translates to MENKNPIVTIEMENGNKIVAELYPHIAPNTVKNFVTLINQGFYNGVGFHRVIEGFMIQGGCPDGNGMGGPGHAIKGEFRGNGFTNNLKHEPGVLSMARTMAPNSAGSQFFIMHKNSPHLDGQYAGFGRVIEGMDVVNEIATTATDRADRPKTPQVMKSVTVETFGEDYSDVEKM, encoded by the coding sequence ATGGAAAATAAAAACCCAATAGTAACTATAGAAATGGAAAATGGAAATAAAATAGTAGCAGAGTTATACCCACATATAGCTCCTAACACAGTAAAGAACTTTGTAACATTAATTAATCAAGGATTCTACAATGGAGTAGGATTCCACAGAGTAATAGAAGGATTTATGATACAAGGTGGATGCCCAGATGGAAATGGTATGGGTGGACCAGGACATGCTATAAAAGGAGAATTTAGAGGTAATGGATTTACTAATAACTTAAAGCATGAGCCAGGAGTATTATCAATGGCTAGAACTATGGCACCAAACTCAGCTGGTTCTCAATTCTTTATAATGCACAAAAACTCTCCACATTTAGATGGGCAATATGCTGGATTTGGTAGAGTAATAGAAGGCATGGATGTTGTAAATGAAATAGCTACAACAGCTACAGATAGAGCTGATAGACCTAAAACTCCACAAGTTATGAAGTCTGTAACAGTTGAAACATTTGGTGAAGATTACTCTGACGTAGAAAAAATGTAA
- a CDS encoding ABC transporter ATP-binding protein, translating into MKILETINLTKIYGKDETQVNALDNANIYIEKGEFVAIIGPSGSGKSTMLHLLGGLERPTKGTVKIENQDIYKLSENKLAQYRRKKIGFIFQQYNLIPVLTVRENIEMPLMLDKANIDRAYIDDLMEFLGLTERQKHLPNQLSGGQQQRVAIARALAAKPAIILADEPTGNLDTKTTTEVMNLLKKSIKKYNQTLIMITHNDSVAQNADRIISIVDGKTKLLENNK; encoded by the coding sequence ATGAAAATACTAGAAACTATAAATCTTACAAAAATTTATGGAAAAGATGAAACTCAAGTAAATGCACTTGATAATGCTAATATATATATTGAAAAAGGGGAGTTTGTTGCAATAATAGGGCCAAGTGGAAGTGGAAAATCTACAATGCTTCATTTACTAGGAGGACTTGAAAGACCAACAAAAGGAACTGTAAAAATAGAAAATCAAGATATATATAAACTATCAGAAAATAAACTAGCACAATATAGAAGAAAAAAGATAGGATTTATATTTCAACAGTATAATTTAATACCAGTACTTACTGTTAGAGAAAATATAGAAATGCCTTTAATGTTAGATAAAGCTAACATAGATAGAGCATACATAGATGATTTGATGGAGTTTTTAGGCTTGACTGAAAGGCAAAAACATTTACCAAATCAATTATCAGGAGGTCAACAACAAAGAGTGGCTATAGCTAGAGCATTAGCAGCGAAACCTGCTATAATACTTGCTGATGAACCTACTGGAAATTTAGACACTAAAACAACAACAGAAGTTATGAATTTACTTAAGAAGTCTATAAAAAAGTATAACCAAACCTTGATAATGATAACTCATAATGATAGTGTAGCTCAAAATGCAGATAGGATAATATCAATAGTGGATGGTAAAACAAAATTGCTAGAGAACAATAAATAA